The Populus trichocarpa isolate Nisqually-1 chromosome 11, P.trichocarpa_v4.1, whole genome shotgun sequence genome has a segment encoding these proteins:
- the LOC7454435 gene encoding polyadenylate-binding protein RBP45C translates to MMQQPGVAGVGAPQPDQQQQYQQQQQQWMMQQQQQSQPVPPPAGWNPPPVPPPTQYGAAAGSGGDGDEIKSLWIGDLQQWMDENYLLSIFSATGEIVQAKVIRNKQTGYPEGYGFIEFVSRAAAERILQTYNGTPMPNSEQAFRLNWATLGAGERRQDDGPDFTVFVGDLAADVNDYLLQETFRNVYPSVKGAKVVTDRVTGRSKGYGFIRFADENEQRRAMVEMNGQYCSTRPMRIGPAATKKPLTQQYQKATYQNPQGNQGENDPNNTTIFVGALDPSVTDDTLRAVFSKYGELVHVKIPAGKRCGFVQFANRTSAEQALSMLNGTQIAGQNIRLSWGRSPSNKQVQPDQSQWNGGGYYGYPQGYDAYGYAAAAPQDPNMYYGGYPGYGNYQQPGAYQQQQQ, encoded by the exons ATGATGCAACAGCCCGGAGTCGCCGGAGTGGGGGCCCCACAACCagatcaacaacaacaataccaacaacaacagcagcaatGGATGATGCAGCAACAGCAACAATCGCAACCGGTGCCTCCTCCTGCTGGCTGGAATCCGCCGCCTGTTCCTCCTCCGACCCAGTACGGTGCAGCCGCCGGAAGTGGAGGAGATGGAGACGAGATTAAGTCGTTGTGGATCGGGGATTTGCAGCAGTGGATGGATGAGAATTATCTTCTTAGCATCTTCTCTGCAACTGGAGAG ATTGTTCAAGCTAAGGTTATTCGTAATAAGCAAACGGGTTATCCAGAGGGTTATGGTTTTATTGAGTTTGTAAGTCGTGCTGCAGCAGAGAGAATTTTGCAGACATACAATGGCACACCAATGCCAAATAGTGAGCAGGCTTTCCGGCTGAACTGGGCAACCCTTGGTGCTGGTGAGAGGCGGCAAGATGATGGGCCTGATTTTACAGTTTTTGTTGGAGATTTGGCTGCTGATGTCAACGATTACCTTCTACAAGAAACATTTAGAAATGTGTACCCATCTGTGAAAGGTGCAAAAGTTGTTACTGATAGGGTCACTGGACGTTCCAAGGGATATGGATTTATTAGGTTTGCTGATGAAAATGAACAAAGGCGTGCCATGGTTGAGATGAATGGACAATACTGCTCTACCAGGCCCATGCGGATTGGACCAGCTGCCACGAAGAAACCCTTGACCCAGCAGTATCAGAAAG CTACTTACCAGAATCCTCAAGGAAATCAGGGAGAGAATGATCCAAATAACACAACA ATATTTGTCGGGGCCTTGGATCCAAGTGTGACTGATGACACTTTGAGAGCAGTGTTTAGTAAATATGGCGAGCTAGTGCACGTGAAAATACCTGCAGGCAAGCGTTGTGGATTCGTTCAGTTTGCTAATCG AACTAGCGCGGAGCAAGCACTATCAATGTTGAACGGAACCCAGATAGCTGGTCAAAATATCCGTCTCTCATGGGGCCGTAGTCCTTCTAACAAACAG GTTCAGCCAGATCAAAGCCAGTGGAATGGCGGTGGATATTATGGATATCCACAAGGATATGATGCATATGGatatgctgctgctgctcccCAAGACCCTAACATGTATTATGGAGGCTATCCTGGATATGGAAACTACCAGCAACCGGGAGCTTACCAACAGCAACAGCAG TGA
- the LOC7470953 gene encoding zinc finger AN1 domain-containing stress-associated protein 12, whose amino-acid sequence MGGGTEAFPDLGRHCQHSECKQLDFLPFNCNGCRKVFCLEHRSYKSHECPKSDHKSRKVVVCETCSASIETTGCNEDAEKVVLLKHEKSGDCDPRKKKKKKPTCAVKRCKEILTFSNTCTCKTCQLKVCLKHRFPADHACKKYHPLQYM is encoded by the exons atgggaGGAGGAACAGAGGCTTTTCCAGATTTGGGAAGACACTGCCAACATTCTGAATGCAAGCAGCTCGATTTTCTGCCTTTCAACTGCAATGGTTGTCGGAAG GTGTTTTGCTTAGAGCATAGATCCTACAAGTCTCATGAGTGTCCGAAATCAGACCACAAGAGTCGAAAAGTAGTTGTTTGTGAAACATGTTCGGCGTCTATTGAGACTACTGGATGCAACGAGGATGCTGAGAAAGTGGTGTTGCTGAAACATGAGAAATCTGGAGACTGTGAcccaaggaagaagaagaagaagaagccaacTTGCGCTGTTAAGCGCTGCAAGGAGATATTAACCTTCTCTAACACATGCACCTGCAAAACTTGCCAGTTAAAGGTGTGCTTAAAGCATCGGTTTCCAGCCGACCATGCGTGTAAGAAATATCATCCTCTGCAGTACATGTGA